Genomic DNA from Nyctibius grandis isolate bNycGra1 chromosome Z, bNycGra1.pri, whole genome shotgun sequence:
AGTAGTAAGCTGGAAGGCTTAGGCAGGTTCTCTCACCAGTATGGAAGAACTTATATTGTACATAAAAGCAGAACAGTGACTATTGCTACAAATAAGATTGAGATAAGATTATGCTGGATGTTCTACACTGTAGAATAATATTGGTATTAAACTGTCCAAATCTTGTAAACATTGGCATGGGTTTTCTCAGGATAATGTGGTCTTTGTTGTAGGGTATGTCCTTGAATTTGGAGCCCGACAATGTTGGTGTTGTCGTGTTTGGTAACGACAGACTGATCAAAGAAGGGGATGTTGTGAAAAGGACGGGTGCCATTGTGGATGTTCCAGTtggggaagagctgctgggCCGTGTTGTAGATGCCCTGGGCAATCCAATTGATGGGAAGGTAAGTGTAACTAGGTGTTCACTACCTCTGCTTGTATCTGTATGTGATACAGACTGCAACAGGTTGTTTCCTGTCTTCCAAGGGTCCTATTACATCCAAGACACGTAGACGAGTTGGCTTAAAGGCCCCTGGGATCATTCCCAGAATCTCTGTGCGTGAACCTATGCAGACTGGTATTAAGGCTGTGGACAGCTTGGTGCCAATTGGTCGTGGCCAGCGTGAGCTGATCATTGGTGACAGGCAGACCGGGTAAGTTAAATGACCAAGctaaaaatgtttccttaaaCAGAGACATGAGTAGGCAGCTTAACTTACCGAGCTCTGTGTTAACACAGGAAAACTGCAATTGCAATTGACACAATAATCAACCAGAAACGATTTAATGATGgaacagatgagaaaaagaagCTGTACTGTATCTATGTTGCAATTGGCCAGAAGAGATCTACTGTTGCTCAGCTGGTGAAGAGGCTCACTGACGCAGGTACAGATTTTTGAAGATGGTTGAGCCTGGCAACTAGTGACATGGTGTTCTCATTATAATGCTGAATGCGACTGTGACCTCTCCTAGCTGCGAGTACAGACAGAATTCTTTTCTTATTAAATGAGTGAACCACGTACTTTGGTGGTCAAGAAGTCTTTCTAGgtatctgggggaaaaaagcctttttgcTATATCACATTAGAAGACTAATGTGAGGCACCAAAACTGCTGAATTGCTTCTGGAAAAGTCAGCCtatgtttttttcagcagagtTGAGAGCTTCCTCTTGGCAGTCAGGCAGGCCTGATGACAAGCTATGGCCTATAAGTATTTATGGCCTTGGCATTTGTTTCATGTGTGTGCAAGTCAGTGTGAATGGCAGTTGCAAGTTTAGTGGAGAGACTTTACTGCCCAAATGTAAGGGACTGAATGATAGCATCTTTCAGAAACTGATCTCGTTGACCAAGGCTGCATATGTAACAGAGCTTGCAGGAGATCGGGCGCCTTACCTCTTGCCTGCTGATCAAGCAGAGTGATACCTAATAGGAAAATAAACCCATTTTAATGACAATAATATGTTTGGGACTATGAAGCAAAGGGTAGTATCTCCTTTCAGAAGACTTCACAGACTTTAAGGCTGAGTGACTTCTAGTGTATCTTAGTGAAAGTTTAAACCTCattttaaatgggaaagaatTCTGCATGTGTTACACATGGGCTGCCATGAACTTGCTCTTTAAACTTCTTGAGTTAGTTGAGCTATGGATGTGTTAACCTAGTACAGTGGTCTTCCCTGTAGCAATGTAGTGATGCTGTTGGGGCTTGCTTCAGCAACTAGTACTTCACATGCATATTGTATTTGCTGATTACTGACATCATGAAGTAATGTCCTTACGGTGGTGTATATCTCCCAATTCTTTCCAGATGCCATGAAGTACACTATTGTGGTCTCTGCCACGGCCTCTGATGCAGCACCCCTTCAGTATCTGGCTCCCTACTCAGGCTGCTCCATGGGGGAATACTTCAGAGACAATGGAAAACATGCGTTAATCATCTATGATGACTTATCCAAACAGGTCAGGAAACATTGTTTACAGGTTTCATAGTTTAGCATTGGTGTTTGTATCTGTAAGATCACCTCAGGTTTAGAAATTCAAAATGTTAAATGAGCTGCTGAAGTCTGGAAGCTTTCTTTGTACCACACAGGCTGTTGCCTACCGTCAGATGTCTCTGCTGCTGCGTCGTCCACCCGGTCGTGAAGCCTACCCAGGTGATGTGTTCTACCTGCACTCTCGCCTGCTGGAGAGAGCGGCCAAAATGAATGATTCCTTTGGAGGTGGCTCTCTGACCGCCTTGCCTGTCATTGAAACTCAGGCTGGTGACGTGTCTGCTTACATTCCAACCAATGTCATCTCCATCACTGATGGACAGGTAGGACTTCTTCATGTGCCACTACTTCCGTGTAACTTACTGGCATGTCTCTGAGGAGGCTTCCAGGCTTCTGACCAAGAGAACGAAACAATTTTCTCCTACAGATTTTCTTGGAAACTGAGTTGTT
This window encodes:
- the ATP5F1A gene encoding ATP synthase subunit alpha, mitochondrial; translated protein: MLAARVGAALVRYLPRQAGLISRNSLGAAFIATRNFHASKTCFQKTGTAEVSSILEERILGADTSAELEETGRVLSIGDGIARVYGLRNVQAEEMVEFSSGLKGMSLNLEPDNVGVVVFGNDRLIKEGDVVKRTGAIVDVPVGEELLGRVVDALGNPIDGKGPITSKTRRRVGLKAPGIIPRISVREPMQTGIKAVDSLVPIGRGQRELIIGDRQTGKTAIAIDTIINQKRFNDGTDEKKKLYCIYVAIGQKRSTVAQLVKRLTDADAMKYTIVVSATASDAAPLQYLAPYSGCSMGEYFRDNGKHALIIYDDLSKQAVAYRQMSLLLRRPPGREAYPGDVFYLHSRLLERAAKMNDSFGGGSLTALPVIETQAGDVSAYIPTNVISITDGQIFLETELFYKGIRPAINVGLSVSRVGSAAQTKAMKQVAGTMKLELAQYREVAAFAQFGSDLDAATQQLLNRGVRLTELLKQGQYVPMAIEEQVAVIYAGVRGHLDKLDPSKITKFENAFLAHVRSQHQALLSTIRTEGQISDQTEAKLKEGVTSFLATFEA